Within Serratia odorifera, the genomic segment GATGCCCGTATCGCCACCTCTTATCCGCACATTCTCAAACAGTACCTCGACAAACAGGGCGTTCGTTTCAAATCCTGCCTGCTGAACGGTTCGGTCGAAGTTGCTCCCCGTGCCGGCCTGGCCGATGCCATCTGCGATCTGGTCTCTACCGGTGCAACGCTGGAAGCCAACGGCCTGCGTGAAGTGGAAGTGATCTACCGCTCGAAGGCCTGTCTGATTCAGCGCGACGGTGAAATGCCAGAAGCCAAACAGCAGTTGATCGATCGCCTGATGACGCGTATTCAGGGCGTGATCCAGGCGCGTGAATCCAAATACATCATGCTGCACGCGCCAAGCGAGCGGCTGGACGAAATCGTCGCGCTGCTGCCGGGTGCCGAACGCCCAACCATTCTGCCTTTGGCCGGTGCACAAAACCGCGTCGCGATGCACATGGTCAGCAGCGAAACCCTGTTCTGGGAAACCATGGAAAAACTGAAAGCGCTGGGCGCCAGTTCGATTCTGGTATTGCCGATTGAGAAGATGATGGAGTAAAGGCCATGTCGAACTTCAATACCCTGGTGAACTGGGCCGAATGCAGCGCGGAGCAGCGTAGCGAACTGTTGATGCGCCCGGCGATTTCCGCCTCGG encodes:
- the hisG gene encoding ATP phosphoribosyltransferase, which translates into the protein MLDKTRLRIAMQKSGRLSEESQELLARCGIKINLQQQRLIAFAENMPIDILRVRDDDIPGLVMDGVVDLGIIGENVLEEELLNRRAQGEDPRYFTLRRLDFGGCRLSLATALDSEYTGPQSLQDARIATSYPHILKQYLDKQGVRFKSCLLNGSVEVAPRAGLADAICDLVSTGATLEANGLREVEVIYRSKACLIQRDGEMPEAKQQLIDRLMTRIQGVIQARESKYIMLHAPSERLDEIVALLPGAERPTILPLAGAQNRVAMHMVSSETLFWETMEKLKALGASSILVLPIEKMME